A single window of Rubripirellula lacrimiformis DNA harbors:
- a CDS encoding SDR family oxidoreductase: protein MPMDEAPSTKKTAIVTGGSGGIGSGICRRLAKDGFNVVVHYHSDSEGAAGLVESLCEVGGRAVAVQADVTDQQQMSKLFEEAESRFGPVDVVVANAGISIGGPVADCSLDDFQKLISVNLLGAFLTIREAARRVRDGGRIIFISSQLAERPRPGMGVYSATKAAIDAMLVSMSHELGPRGLTVNSVRPGATVPGVFDESGEDRQEVFRQLSVFKRLGTPDDVAGVVSFLASHDADWITGQHIRADGGMSN from the coding sequence ATGCCAATGGACGAAGCACCATCGACCAAGAAAACCGCGATCGTCACAGGCGGTTCCGGTGGAATCGGTAGTGGCATTTGCAGACGGCTTGCGAAAGACGGTTTCAACGTGGTTGTCCATTATCATTCGGACAGCGAAGGTGCGGCCGGCTTGGTGGAATCGCTGTGTGAAGTCGGCGGTCGTGCCGTTGCAGTTCAAGCCGACGTGACCGATCAGCAGCAGATGTCCAAGCTGTTCGAAGAGGCCGAGTCTCGTTTTGGACCCGTCGACGTGGTCGTGGCAAACGCAGGGATTTCGATCGGTGGGCCCGTCGCCGATTGTTCGCTGGATGATTTCCAAAAGCTGATTTCGGTCAACCTATTGGGTGCGTTTTTGACCATTCGCGAAGCGGCCCGGCGTGTTCGCGACGGCGGCCGGATCATCTTCATTTCGTCGCAGCTGGCGGAGCGTCCACGACCGGGCATGGGAGTTTACTCCGCAACCAAAGCCGCCATCGATGCGATGTTGGTGTCGATGTCTCACGAACTTGGACCACGCGGGCTGACCGTCAATAGCGTCCGTCCCGGCGCGACCGTGCCGGGGGTGTTCGACGAAAGCGGTGAAGACCGTCAAGAGGTGTTTCGTCAGCTTTCCGTGTTCAAGCGTCTGGGAACTCCGGACGATGTCGCGGGCGTCGTTTCGTTTCTTGCCAGCCACGATGCCGATTGGATCACTGGCCAACACATTCGTGCCGATGGTGGCATGTCAAACTAG
- a CDS encoding peroxiredoxin-like family protein, protein MKPSLHLAIAAFSASTFLSNVAMSQESKPAMTMSQQLAEKAAQSINRMPADRLAAAKKGVEMVRATGIEESAKQVGDAAVDGQLKDWKGNTITLSELWNEGPIVLMWYRGGWCPYCNIQLRAMQQNLDKIENAGAKLVILTPELPEKAKQTAEANDLNIVALHDKNNELAKKYGIVFDLPSTIAPMYRDSGRLKTYNGNDDLQLPLSATYVVDKSGKITYAFLDADYKKRAEPAEVIAAVKAIAAD, encoded by the coding sequence ATGAAACCTTCTCTCCATCTAGCGATCGCTGCTTTTTCGGCTTCGACGTTCTTGTCCAATGTTGCGATGTCTCAGGAATCCAAGCCCGCCATGACGATGTCGCAGCAGTTGGCCGAAAAAGCGGCTCAGTCGATCAACCGTATGCCAGCGGACCGATTGGCAGCCGCCAAAAAGGGTGTCGAAATGGTGCGTGCAACAGGGATCGAGGAATCAGCCAAGCAAGTTGGGGATGCGGCGGTCGACGGTCAATTGAAAGACTGGAAAGGGAACACGATCACGCTAAGTGAACTTTGGAACGAAGGCCCAATCGTTCTGATGTGGTATCGCGGCGGTTGGTGCCCGTACTGCAACATTCAGCTTCGGGCGATGCAGCAAAACTTGGACAAGATCGAAAACGCAGGCGCGAAGCTGGTCATCCTGACCCCCGAGCTTCCCGAAAAGGCCAAACAAACGGCCGAAGCGAACGATCTGAATATCGTTGCGTTGCACGACAAAAATAACGAACTGGCTAAAAAGTACGGCATCGTGTTTGACCTGCCATCGACGATCGCACCGATGTATCGCGACAGTGGCAGGTTGAAGACGTACAACGGCAACGACGATTTGCAGTTGCCGTTGTCGGCGACATACGTCGTCGACAAGTCCGGCAAAATCACCTACGCCTTCTTGGACGCAGACTACAAAAAGCGTGCAGAACCAGCCGAAGTGATTGCCGCCGTGAAAGCGATCGCAGCCGATTGA